The genomic DNA CTAGCCGAGCTCATCGGAGACCTCCTCCGCGAGTGCGGCATAGTCCTTTGCGGCGCGGTTCTTCGGGTCGAATTCCACGACCGGCTGCCATTGCCAGCTGCCCTCCATCACCTTCGAGGAAGAGTGGATCACGGTTCGGAGTTGGTCGTTCGGGAAGAAACGGTCGAGAACCTCCGCACCCGTTGCCTCGCTGCGCGTCGCGCGGCCGGGAACGCAGGTCCTCAGAATCTTGAAGCGAGGCGTCGGCATGCGCAGGGCGTCGGCGATGGCGCGCGTGGCGTTCACCGTGAGCGCGGTTCCGCGCATCACGGAGCTGTCGAGCTTCACGGGCACGATCACCAGCCCGCCGTCCGCTGCGGCGAGGTACGCGTTGAAGGCAAGGCGCTTCATGACGGGCGAGCAGTCGACAATCGCTATGTCATAATCGTCCGAAGCGTCGTCGAGCGCGAATTTGAGCCGCTGCTCCCGAAGCATCAGCTCGTTCTGGTCGATAAGGTCGATGAGCGACGGCACCATGCTCAGGTTCGGAATCTTGGTTTCATGGGTCACCTTCTCTACGGGGGCATTCCCGTAGAGAAGCGATATGGAGTTGAGTCCGGTGGACTCGGCTTCGCCGTAGAGCCCGAAGTAATCGGTCGCCGACGCTTGGGGGTCGAGGTCTATCAGCAGAACCCTCTTGCCGTTCTTGGCGAACAGCGTAGCCAGGTTGACGGCCGTGGTCGTCTTACCGACGCCCCCTTTGTAGTTCGAGATGGCGATGGTGTTCATCGCTTCCTCCTTTGCATTCGCGCTCCGACTGCGCAAGATGTGGAAGAGGCGCAGCCGGGGGCTTCGTAATACGTTTTCATTGTATCAAACACCGTTCGATATTGAACGGTGTTTGATTGCGGCGGTGCTCCGAAGAAACGGAAAAGCGCCTTCGGACCGCTTTTCCGCGGCAGGTGCAGGATGCCTTCGCATCCTGCCGCAGGGGTTTGGGGACGAGGAGTCCCCATGCTCGACTATTTCGTGCGGGTGCCTTCCTAATCGGAAGCCTTTGCCGCAGGCAAGCCCGCCGGGGTCGCCCCCGGCGGGCCGCTGCTGGCCCGAAGCGGCCCGGAGGTCGTTAGGCCGGATCGGCTGACAGTGCGTTGATGTGGTGGCGGAGCATCGCGCGGCTTTCGCCGATGATCACCATCGAGATGATGTCGAAGCGGACGGACACGTCGGTTTCCTCGTAGCCGGCCATGTAGGCGATCGCGGTGCGCTCGAACTTGGCGCGCTTCGCTTCGGTGCCCGCCTCCGCCGGGAAGCCGGCCTCGGTGTTCGTCTTGGCGTTCACCTCGACGAATACGACGTCCGCATCGTCGCGGGCGATGATGTCGGCGCCGCCCGCCGTGCATTCCCAGCTGGTTTCGAGGATTTCGTAGCCCCTCGACTCCAGGAACCGCTCGGATGCCTTGATCGCCTTGGGCTTGAGTTCTTCTGCGTTCATGGCTGACCTCCATCGAATCTTGGCTGGACCCTTTGTCCTGCCTTGCGATTCGAAGGCCGCGCCGCGGGGCGCGCGCCGCAAGGGAGGAAAGCCGAAGGCGTCTTGCCCCAACCCTTTCCGCCGCAAGTTTCCCTAATTCTTTTTCAGTCCTGCCCTCTGAATATCCTGCAAAAGAATTCGGGAAAGTTTCGGCGCCCTTGCGGCGCGGGCCCCGTTGCGCGAACGTGGCGAATCCAAGGAAGGCGAAGGGCCTTTGCCGGTTCGGGGCAACCGCTGCTCGCAGAAAAACGCCGCAAGGGTCTCGGTCAGCCGCGTCCCGTCTGCTCGATCAGGGCATCCTCCTCGTCAAGCGGACTCTCGACGTCGGCGATCCCGAGGAAAAGGTCGCACAGCAGCTCGACCCTCGCTTCGAGCTCCTCGCCGAGATCTCCCGTGTTGCGCAGGCGGCTCAGCTCGCCGACGACGGCGCGCATCTCGTCGCGAAGCATCTTGAACGTGCGGACGTCCGGGACGATGGTGAACTCCTTGTCCTCGATCTTTGCCATGATGTACTCCTGCTGCGTGACCCCGGCCGCCCTCGCGAGAAGCTCGATGCGGTGTCTCTCCTCGGGCGAGCAGCGGAACGCCTTCGAGATGGTTCGCTTGCGGTGGCTGTTCGGACAGGGCATCAGAATCCACCCCGTTCTTCTTCGAGCTCGTTGGCCATGTCGTCTTGCACATTCGGGAACAGGTGGGCGTAGCGGAAGGTGATGTCGGTCGCCTCGTGCCCCATGCGGTCTGCGATGGCGAGGGCGGTGAAGCCCATGTTGATGAGCAGGCTCACGTGGCTGTGCCTCAAATCGTGCACGCGTATCTTTTTCACGCCGCTCGCCGCGCATCCTCGCTGCATCGCGTGCGATATGTAGTGCTTCGACACGGGGAACAGGCGATCGCCTTCGCCAATCTCCGGGTGGTGGTTCGCGTAATCGCGCACCTCGTCGGCCAGGAAGCGCGACATCTTCACGGTTCGCACCGATTTGGGCGTCTTCGGGTCGGTTATCACGTCGCGGCCGCCCAATCTCTGGTAGGACTTGTCGATGCGCATGGTCGATTTCTTCCAATCGAACGAGTCCGGCGTGAGGGCCAGGAGCTCTCCCTCGCGGACGCCGGTCCAGTACAGCACCTCGAAGATCACGAACGCGCGGGGATCGTCCATCGTTGCGTCGGAGAACCTCAGATACTCGTCCTTGGTCCAGAAATTCATCGTGCGGGCTTCCTTGCCGCCCATCTTCACGGTTCTCATCGCGGGGTTGGGGCTCAGCCCGTAGTACCTCTCCGCGTGGTTCAGAATGGCGGTCAGCTGGTTGTTGAGCGTGCGCAGATACGTGGCGCTGTAGGGCTTTCCGTCGTTTGCGTCGGGCGCCATGAGGGCATTCTGCCAACGGACGATGTCAATGGTGCGTATCTCGTCCATCTTCTTGTTCGCGAAGAAGGGCAGCACCCTCGACTTGATCGCGTACTCCTTCTGCCGCCAGGTGTGCTCGCGCAGCCTGGGGCGAAGATCGGCTTCGTAAACCTTGAAGAACTCGCCGAACGTCATCTCCATGGTGCAGCCCGCGCTGGCGATGAACTCGTCCTCCC from Eggerthella lenta DSM 2243 includes the following:
- a CDS encoding site-specific integrase; translation: MSVKLAKNGTWLAQFRCKDKFGNEVHKCKRGFATAEEAQAWEDEFIASAGCTMEMTFGEFFKVYEADLRPRLREHTWRQKEYAIKSRVLPFFANKKMDEIRTIDIVRWQNALMAPDANDGKPYSATYLRTLNNQLTAILNHAERYYGLSPNPAMRTVKMGGKEARTMNFWTKDEYLRFSDATMDDPRAFVIFEVLYWTGVREGELLALTPDSFDWKKSTMRIDKSYQRLGGRDVITDPKTPKSVRTVKMSRFLADEVRDYANHHPEIGEGDRLFPVSKHYISHAMQRGCAASGVKKIRVHDLRHSHVSLLINMGFTALAIADRMGHEATDITFRYAHLFPNVQDDMANELEEERGGF
- a CDS encoding plasmid mobilization protein, whose protein sequence is MPCPNSHRKRTISKAFRCSPEERHRIELLARAAGVTQQEYIMAKIEDKEFTIVPDVRTFKMLRDEMRAVVGELSRLRNTGDLGEELEARVELLCDLFLGIADVESPLDEEDALIEQTGRG
- a CDS encoding ParA family protein, whose protein sequence is MNTIAISNYKGGVGKTTTAVNLATLFAKNGKRVLLIDLDPQASATDYFGLYGEAESTGLNSISLLYGNAPVEKVTHETKIPNLSMVPSLIDLIDQNELMLREQRLKFALDDASDDYDIAIVDCSPVMKRLAFNAYLAAADGGLVIVPVKLDSSVMRGTALTVNATRAIADALRMPTPRFKILRTCVPGRATRSEATGAEVLDRFFPNDQLRTVIHSSSKVMEGSWQWQPVVEFDPKNRAAKDYAALAEEVSDELG
- a CDS encoding YraN family protein, which gives rise to MNAEELKPKAIKASERFLESRGYEILETSWECTAGGADIIARDDADVVFVEVNAKTNTEAGFPAEAGTEAKRAKFERTAIAYMAGYEETDVSVRFDIISMVIIGESRAMLRHHINALSADPA